The Erigeron canadensis isolate Cc75 chromosome 4, C_canadensis_v1, whole genome shotgun sequence genome window below encodes:
- the LOC122596961 gene encoding uncharacterized protein LOC122596961, producing the protein MSRIFLDSSKCVFQLYKDEYLRRPTLEDIQRLYAKHEELHGFPGMLESIDCMHWPSKICPKTWQGKYTCGDHGHPTIMLEAVASYDLWIWHAYFVIAGSNNDINVLNNLPLFWHFEFHIHFGFNFKHCVYFNFVIFREIIEDRAPDTLFTVNKTHYRKGYYLADDIYPEWSTFVKAFSCPQDDKKKKFKKYQEKARKDVEHVFGCLQKQLHILSQPARARSVNRIFRTMYACVILHNMIVEDSGYVITLLEEDGMFQPPPVPRRTFQEIMAVHQRTNRELRDQHVHHTFRHDLTKCIGVPRELYIGNSFNDFQRIIGSLKHEDKSFLCVGKGVVN; encoded by the coding sequence ATGAGTAGAATATTCCTAGACAGTAGCAAATGTGTGTTTCAACTCTACAAAGATGAGTACTTACGCAGACCAACACTAGAAGATATACAACGATTGTATGCTAAACACGAAGAGCTTCATGGTTTCCCGGGGATGCTTGAGAGCATCGATTGTATGCATTGGCCTTCGAAAATTTGTCCTAAGACATGGCAAGGGAAATACACGTGTGGTGATCACGGCCATCCAacaatcatgcttgaagcggttgcttcatacgatttatggatttggcATGCGTATTTTGTCATAGCGGGATCGAACAATGATATAAATGTGTTGAATAATTTGCCTTTGTTTTGGCACTTTGAATTTCATATCCATTTTGgttttaactttaaacattgCGTGTATTTTAACTTTGTTATATTTAGGGAAATCATCGAGGATCGTGCTCCGGATACTTTGTTTACGGTTAACAAAACACACTACAGAAAAGGCTACTACCTCGCCGACGACATTTATCCGGAGTGGTCAACGTTTGTAAAGGCATTTTCGTGCCCACAAGatgacaagaaaaaaaaatttaaaaagtatcaAGAAAAAGCAAGAAAGGATGTCGagcatgtatttggatgtcttCAAAAACAATTGCATATTCTAAGCCAACCAGCTAGAGCTAGAAGCGTTAACCGGATTTTTCGAACCATGTACGCATGTGTTATATTGCATAACATGATAGTTGAAGACTCGGGATACGTCATAACATTACTTGAGGAGGACGGTATGTTTCAACCACCTCCTGTACCTCGACGTACTTTCCAGGAGATAATGGCGGTTCACCAACGTACCAACAGGGAGCTCCGTGACCAACATGTGCATCACACTTTTCGTCATGATCTTACGAAGTGTATAGGCGTCCCCCGTGAGCTTTACATTGGaaattcat